Genomic window (Streptomyces liliiviolaceus):
CACTGGAGGCGTCGCTGCGTACCGCCGCGCCCTTGATCGGCGCGGGACTGGACCGTGTCGTTCACGCTTACTACACCGAGGGCCTTGAACCCCTTGATCTTGCTGCCCGCGCTGAGGTTGCCCTCCGGCTCGTCAACGGCGAGACCGGCCTGAGTCTGGTGGAGCTACTGGAGCCTCGCCGCCGTTGACGGGCAGGTCCGTTTGCTGCCCGCTTGGTTTTCCCAGCCAAAAGGAGATCCAGGACCGCGAGCGGGCCCTCGCGCGGGACCTCTGGCCGGAGGAGGACTATGTCTTCACCTCGGAGACCGGCGCGCCGGTCAACCCCAGTACCGATCCTTGTGACGTAGGGCAGGCTGGAGTCAGGCCAGTGCGAGCGAAGCCACGAGCTCGCTGAAGTCGTTAGGAGCCGGCTCGCGCTCGTCAGCCTTGGCATCTGCGAGCGCACGCGCCGCGTCAATAGCCAGGCTGTCGGCCGAGGTGACAGGCATTTGGGCCGCAAGAAAGACAGCAGACCACCCGCCACGTGCTGGGCCGACAGCCTCGACCACGGCTTCGCCACTAGCATGCTTCACCACAAATTCGGCCATAAGGTCCGGCTCCGAAAAACCCTGCCACGCCCACGAGTGGACCGGCACACGCAGCCAGATCTCGTATTGAGGAGAGAGGTCCCAGACGAGCCAGAGAAGCTGCAACACCTCGCCTTGACGCAGAAATGCGCCAGTGGGACGGCCGTCCCACGAAGTAAGCGTGGTGATCGAAGTTCCGGGCTGGGCCAAGTATCGGGTTACGTAGGAGGTCATTGGATTCCCTCCGGTGGGTCGAAGCAATCGTTGAACGCAGTAGCGACCTCATCTGGCCACGGCGTGATAGCTCCTTTCATCATCACCGATACATGACCCTCTGAGCAGCTGAAGAGCACACAAAATCCTGCTTCCCGCAAAGTACCTGCGGTCGTGCGTCTCACCCGATCTCTTGTCGTGGCGGAGCGCCCCGCTACTCGCCGTGTTACCTCCTCAACCGAGCGTGGGCCAACCCACAAGCTGAGGGACCAGTAGCCCTCCGGCTCCGTCTTGAACCAGGTGGTTCCGTACTGCAGCAGAACCTGTTCCTCCGGAACGTCGTCACGGTCTTCATTTGGGGCATCTGGGGACGTCCACATGGTCACCTCCGTGGGAACCCCGCGATGCCTCAAGTCTGACCCCCTTTGCCCCGAACGGCACGCCGACGGGCCAGGAGCTCCGGTCCGTAAGCTCGCCTCATTGCGTCTAAGCTCTTGCCTCCTCTTTCCGACCAGACGGCGGAGGCGGCGGTGGGCGCTGGCCGCGGTAAACATCATGCTCTTGGTCAAGGGAAATGACGTTTAGGAGCCTTCGCCGAGGGCGCGGGCCAGGACCGCCGCCCGCTCTGCCATCTCTCGCTTCCACAGCACCGTGTCCTCGCTGGCGATCTCCAGCCACAGCGCCGCAGTCGCCGTACCGAATGCGGTGAGTGCGTCCGGCTCGGCCTCGCGCCACGACGGGAAGCGGTCGGCGAAGGCGAGGGCGGATTCCACGGGGTGGCCAGCCTCCATCAGCCGCAGTGCCAGGGCGCCGGGGTCGATCCAGGCCGCGCCGCGCGTGGGCCAGGCCCAGTCGATGAGGCGGGCGCGGCCGTCGGCGATGAGGACGTTGTCCGGGGCGTAGTCGGTGTGCAGCAAGGTGCTGCCGTCGAAGTGCGAGAGGGTTCCCGGCGGTGCGTAGTCTGCCCAGCGGTCCACGGCGTTCTTGATGCCGATGTCGGCTGGGGCCTGGGTTTGTTGCAGCTCGGCGAGGGCCGCCTCCACAAGCGGCAGGTCTGCCGAGCCGGGGGTGTAGTCGGCATGGCGCCCGTCGATCATCTCGTATCCCAGCAGGTTCCAGCTGTCGAGTTCGAGGTGCCAGTGCAGGCGGGGGCAGGAGGCCGGCAGGTACGGGGCGATTGCTGCCTCGCGGCGCTGGGCGGCGACCTGGGGGTGGTCGGTCCGGATGCCCTTGACGAAGACCCGGCCGCTCTCGGTTTCGAGTACGGAGGCGATGCCGGAGTTCATGCCTGCCTGCACGGTCGTCGCTTCCTGCAGTGTGCCGGTCTTGTCGGCGACGGCTTGGCGGACGCCGGCGGGGAGCTGGTCGAAGGGGATGCGGGACATGGACACGTGCGGTTCCTCAGGTGCTTGGGGGGCAGAAGGCCGCCCCGGCCAGCCTACGGCCGGGGCGGCACTCCCGTGGTGCAACGGGCGGTACGACAGCCGAGGGCTAGTAGGGCTGGTCGTCGCCTGCCGAGCAGCTGCACTCGGCGCCCTCCGCGGCTTCGTCCAGGTCGGCGATGACCTGGAAGGTGTCCGCGTTGATCGGCGCGACGGGCAGCGGCACCGGCAACGGGCCGGTCGCCCCCGCTTCCGGGCGGCGTCCGAGGGTGAGCGGCACCGGCTCGCGGGCCGTGGCCAGGGTTGCGGTGGGTGGAGTCATGATCCGTAGCCTCCGTGTTGGCAGTAGAGCTCTCGTCGGTCCCCCGCCTCCTGGTAGAGCTTGGCCAGCGGCCGGCACGTGCGGCACGAGCCGACCTTCGTGCAGCCGGAGCATCCACCGGTGCGGAGCTGAAGGGACTCGGCGATCGCGCCGAGTCGGGGGAGGGCGGCGACGCCCTCGGTCACGAGGTTCACGTTCGGGTCGCGGCCGACCTTGCAGACCGAGGCGATGCCGTGCGGGTTCACGTGGAAGAACGTCCGGCCCGCGTTGCAGCCGGTGAAGACGCTGCGGGCCTTGATGCGGCCCTCGGCCTGGGTCGCCAGCGGGTTCGCCTCACCGTCGATCGTCGGCGACATGTTGGTGAAGACCTGGTGCGGGAAGCCGTAGCGCTCGCACAGGGCCACCATCGCGTCGACCTCGTCGGCGTTGTCGTCTGACACGATCACGTTGAGCCGGACAGGCAGCCGGTCCTCGCGGGCGGTGTCCAGGCCCTGAACGAACCGGTCGAACGCACCGCGGTTGCGGGTGACCTTGTCGTAGGTGCCGGCGGTCGCCCCGTACACGCTCAGCGTCAGCCGGTACGGTCGCTGGCGGGCGAACAGCTCCCGGATCGGCCTCTTCCGCAGGGAGGACCCGTTCGAGGAGACCTGGACCATCATCCCGAGCTGATGGGCGTACTCGTACGCCGCGCCGAACTCACGGTCGATGAGCGCCTCACCGCCGGTGATCT
Coding sequences:
- a CDS encoding radical SAM protein, with amino-acid sequence MTTTSTNPQAPFDAAPVRLVASPFLAQFLLLQPGRAAGVRIPEARYEELRSASAEGERVPAWLVEAARQAWGTGLPDSPVGDVVLVRERSPYGYGKASWEINLGCDYDCEFCYLGEKRFEGLDWAGKQQLLRTMRDAGVLWLQITGGEALIDREFGAAYEYAHQLGMMVQVSSNGSSLRKRPIRELFARQRPYRLTLSVYGATAGTYDKVTRNRGAFDRFVQGLDTAREDRLPVRLNVIVSDDNADEVDAMVALCERYGFPHQVFTNMSPTIDGEANPLATQAEGRIKARSVFTGCNAGRTFFHVNPHGIASVCKVGRDPNVNLVTEGVAALPRLGAIAESLQLRTGGCSGCTKVGSCRTCRPLAKLYQEAGDRRELYCQHGGYGS
- a CDS encoding phosphotransferase family protein; the protein is MSRIPFDQLPAGVRQAVADKTGTLQEATTVQAGMNSGIASVLETESGRVFVKGIRTDHPQVAAQRREAAIAPYLPASCPRLHWHLELDSWNLLGYEMIDGRHADYTPGSADLPLVEAALAELQQTQAPADIGIKNAVDRWADYAPPGTLSHFDGSTLLHTDYAPDNVLIADGRARLIDWAWPTRGAAWIDPGALALRLMEAGHPVESALAFADRFPSWREAEPDALTAFGTATAALWLEIASEDTVLWKREMAERAAVLARALGEGS